Proteins encoded together in one Coffea arabica cultivar ET-39 chromosome 2c, Coffea Arabica ET-39 HiFi, whole genome shotgun sequence window:
- the LOC113725323 gene encoding uncharacterized protein produces MGKSLPSPAALQELSRVISTNRLHRRQVPKSPRPTTLSSAQPPAAGLSGSRRLASKDQQLPQLRLENKGMEGKKSTSNDNSTSASEQGRRIPLAEAVADCVKRWFQDTLKEAKAGDTAMQVLVSQMYYSGYGIPRDAQKGKTWMNRASRARSSVWKVSDKHPGYNASDSDSEDTKDEAK; encoded by the exons ATGGGAAAGTCACTTCCATCTCCAGCTGCACTCCAAGAATTGTCCAGGGTTATCTCCACCAACAGACTTCACCGCCGCCAAGTCCCCAAATCCCCCCGACCCACCACCTTGTCCTCTGCCCAGCCCCCCGCCGCCGGCCTTAGTGGGTCCCGGCGGCTTGCATCAAAGGACCAGCAATTGCCGCAGCTTAGACTTGAAAATAAGGGGATGGAGGGGAAGAAATCGACTTCCAACGACAACTCCACGTCGGCGTCCGAGCAGGGCCGCCGGATTCCTCTGGCGGAGGCCGTGGCTGATTGTGTCAAGCGGTGGTTTCAGGACACCCTCAAAGAAGCCAAGGCTGGTGATACCGCCATGCAGGTCCTTGTCAGCCAGATGTATTATAGTGGTTATGGTATCCCCAGAGACGCCCAAAAG GGAAAGACTTGGATGAATAGAGCTTCGAGGGCTCGGTCTTCAGTATGGAAAGTTAGCGATAAGCATCCAG GGTACAATGCAAGTGACTCGGATTCTGAGGATACAAAAGATGAAGCCAAATAA
- the LOC113725322 gene encoding staphylococcal-like nuclease CAN2: MGNALRLFCGYCCKPTSESDSLGGLSALAHDLYNFEITSQVPEGLREHVASSKKAQANWYKKLSAAWRESKPPPKTPEEASRLIIRTLKRHQKADVEGLLAFYRLPLPHTLVELTDGTPPPHPQGLQFELQTLPVDAKAVADGDTITVYVSTTDPRESSSVPRDVKVAAVQRSKARAVKNYAKADALHKQIVDAGYRVLMIQNEEILARKYRIRLRGIDAPESAMPYGKEAKEELTRIVQGKCLRVLVFDEDRYGRSVGDIYCNGIFVQESMLKKGLAWHYTAYDRRPELDKWEKDARAKRLGLWASSNPEKPWEWRKDRREER, encoded by the exons atgggAAACGCTCTGAGGTTATTCTGTGgatattgttgcaagcctacATCAGAATCGGATTCCCTGGGCGGCCTTTCAGCTCTAGCTCATGATCTTTATAACTTCGAAATTACCTCCCAG GTTCCTGAAGGACTGAGGGAGCATGTTGCGTCATCGAAAAAGGCTCAAGCTAATTG GTACAAAAAGCTTTCCGCTGCATGGCGAGAATCGAAACCTCCACCTAAAACACCGGAAGAAGCCTCGAGGCTTATAATCCGGACCTTAAAAAGGCACCAGAAGGCCGATGTTGAG GGTTTATTGGCTTTCTATCGTCTTCCTCTGCCACATACTCTGGTTGAGCTGACTGATGGCACTCCTCCTCCACACCCGCAAGGACTCCAGTTCGAATTGCAAACACTtcca GTAGACGCAAAGGCAGTAGCAGATGGAGATACAATAACTGTCTATGTTAGTACCACGGATCCTAGGGAGTCGTCATCTGTTCCCAGGGATGTAAAAGTTGCTGCTGTTCAAAGATCAAAAGCGCGTGCAGTCAAAAATTATGCAAAAGCAGATGCATTGCATAAGCAAATCGTGGATGCAGGATACCG GGTACTGATGATTCAGAATGAGGAAATTCTAGCTCGAAAATATAGGATCAGATTAAG GGGAATAGATGCGCCAGAGAGCGCTATGCCATACGGGAAAGAAGCCAAGGAGGAGCTGACTAGAATAGTTCAGGGAAAGTGCTTGAGGGTTCTTGTATTTGATGAGGATCGTTATGGGCGCAGTGTAGGAGATATATACTGCAACGGCATATTTGTACAG GAATCAATGCTTAAGAAAGGTCTAGCCTGGCATTACACTGCCTATGACAGACGCCCAGAGCTGGACAAG TGGGAGAAAGATGCTCGAGCCAAGCGACTTGGACTGTGGGCGTCGTCAAACCCTGAGAAGCCATGGGAATGGAGGAAAGACAGACGTGAAGAAAGATAG
- the LOC113725325 gene encoding copper transport protein ATX1-like, whose protein sequence is MANVVELKVGLHCDECIKKILRAIKKIEDIETYDIDKQLSKVTVTGNVTTEEVIKVIHKVGKQASNWGQQEPSADNCYSYSV, encoded by the exons ATGGCCAAT GTGGTGGAGCTGAAGGTAGGTCTGCACTGTGACGAATGCATTAAGAAAATATTGAGGGCCATCAAGAAGATTGAAG ATATTGAAACTTATGACATCGACAAACAGCTAAGTAAGGTGACGGTAACGGGCAACGTCACGACTGAAGAGGTCATTAAGGTTATTCATAAGGTTGGAAAGCAAGCCAGCAATTGGGGTCAGCAAGAACCTTCCGCAGATAATTGTTACTCCTACTCAGTCTAG
- the LOC113730290 gene encoding cation/H(+) antiporter 15-like, whose translation MAVNDTCFVDPSAINIHTNGGVWNQGNILSSTLPRLQLQLAIIFVLTQSLHVLLMRMHLPRICSEILAGIILGPTVLGNIPNFTETLFPREGDIYIDILSKIGYSFFIFLSGVKMDPRLVWTGSASLTAWSVGILAPLIPFAGGSAIVLMCKTNASLNVHRYHIPAVRSIISTNILFPFPVIASLLIDLKIINSELGRLTLASTLISDLISNFLATIASNIKMGSGWRDGITASSVILLVAWCFLIVASAEPFAHWIIKQTPEGKPVHRVYIIIISGAVLLAVILTDNAGVNFLYGPFLLGLALPDGPPLGSTLVDKLETLACGMLTPLLVTYCSMKVNLTVLYDLEWVWRVWALIAVCLALKFAAILFPALVCKVPIKDALALSFVMCTQGVVQMAFYFTFAIAQIFDGETLTTVTASVLLIAAGTQLSVMSLYDYSRIYTGYHKRDIEHIHYNAELRVLTCTHRLDDVLAVRRILESSFPNKESPLAVYAVNLVELVGRASPLLIDHQLGQKASSGGSRSQKIIEFFRSFQQQYSGLVSVQLFTAMSLPRFMHHDVCSLAFDKLASLIILPFHRKWNQQGKLILDNSSLRIINCSVYDMAPCSVGILVDRHKIKRPSPLSLIYSVAVIFIGGADDREALAYGKRMARSPGIHLTVIRFIPWDPMSEIQWDAVLDAELLKDTRLQGTHQDNIVYREEKVKDGAETALQVHAMEEAFDLIMVGRRHREESPQLLGLNEWIELPELGPIGDMLAASDINKPVSVLVVQQQIVRKR comes from the exons ATGGCGGTTAACGACACCTGCTTCGTCGACCCAAGCGCCATAAATATTCATACAAATGGGGGTGTCTGGAACCAAGGAAACATTCTTTCTAGTACATTGCCGCGTCTTCAATTGCAATTGGCTATCATCTTCGTCCTTACTCAGTCTCTCCATGTTTTGCTCATGCGAATGCACTTACCCCGCATTTGCTCTGAAATCTTG GCTGGTATCATACTGGGACCAACTGTCCTTGGAAACATACCGAATTTTACAGAGACATTGTTCCCTCGAGAGGGAGATATATACATTGATATATTGTCAAAAATCGGTTATAGTTTCTTTATATTCCTGAGTGGAGTGAAAATGGACCCCAGACTGGTATGGACAGGAAGTGCTAGTCTGACCGCCTGGAGCGTAGGAATTCTGGCACCCTTAATTCCATTTGCTGGAGGCTCTGCCATAGTTTTAATGTGCAAGACAAATGCTTCCCTCAATGTCCACCGCTATCACATACCAGCTGTTCGAAGCATAATATCCACCAACATACTCTTCCCCTTTCCTGTGATTGCTTCCCTTCTCATCGACCTGAAAATCATTAACTCAGAGCTTGGCCGCCTCACTTTGGCGTCCACATTAATCAGCGACTTGATTAGCAATTTTTTGGCGACCATAGCTTCCAATATAAAGATGGGCTCAGGCTGGAGGGACGGGATAACAGCATCTTCCGTCATCTTATTAGTTGCATGGTGTTTTCTTATCGTGGCCTCAGCAGAGCCATTTGCACATTGGATCATCAAGCAGACACCAGAAGGAAAGCCAGTACACAGAGTTTACATCATTATCATATCCGGTGCAGTCCTGCTGGCCGTAATACTCACCGACAATGCTGGGGTCAACTTCCTTTATGGTCCTTTTTTGCTAGGCTTGGCATTGCCGGATGGCCCGCCTTTAGGATCAACGCTTGTTGACAAGTTGGAAACTCTCGCATGTGGAATGCTTACTCCGCTGTTGGTGACCTACTGTAGCATGAAAGTGAATTTGACTGTTTTGTATGACCTGGAATGGGTATGGAGGGTGTGGGCTCTCATTGCTGTTTGTCTCGCACTGAAGTTCGCAGCCATTCTCTTTCCGGCATTGGTGTGCAAAGTGCCGATTAAAGATGCTTTAGCTCTTTCCTTCGTCATGTGTACGCAAGGAGTTGTCCAGATGGCTTTCTATTTTACCTTCGCTATTGCCCAG ATATTTGATGGAGAAACACTTACCACGGTGACTGCATCAGTCCTTTTAATAGCAGCAGGCACACAACTCTCTGTGATGTCATTATATGATTACTCGAGGATCTATACAGGTTATCATAAGAGAGATATCGAGCACATCCATTACAATGCTGAGCTGCGAGTGCTTACATGTACCCATCGGCTGGATGATGTCCTCGCCGTGAGAAGGATACTGGAATCTTCCTTCCCTAACAAAGAAAGTCCTCTTGCTGTGTATGCAGTCAATTTGGTGGAGCTTGTAGGCAGGGCCAGTCCGCTACTAATAGATCATCAATTAGGACAAAAAGCTTCTTCAGGTGGCTCTCGTTCGCAAAAGATTATTGAGTTCTTCCGTTCCTTCCAACAGCAATACTCGGGGTTGGTTAGCGTGCAACTGTTTACTGCAATGTCATTGCCCAGGTTCATGCACCACGATGTTTGTTCTCTTGCCTTTGACAAGTTGGCATCGCTTATTATACTTCCATTTCATAGAAAATGGAATCAACAGGGCAAACTGATCTTAGACAACAGTAGTTTGAGGATAATAAACTGTAGTGTGTATGACATGGCTCCTTGCTCGGTGGGGATTCTTGTTGATCGTCACAAGATAAAGCGCCCTTCACCTCTTTCATTAATTTACAGTGTTGCTGTAATCTTTATTGGTGGTGCTGATGATCGCGAGGCACTGGCATATGGCAAGCGTATGGCAAGATCACCAGGGATCCATTTGACTGTCATCAGATTTATTCCTTGGGATCCTATGAGCGAGATCCAGTGGGATGCTGTTTTAGATGCAGAACTCCTAAAGGACACAAGGCTGCAAGGCACTCACCAGGATAACATAGTGTACAGGGAGGAAAAGGTGAAAGATGGTGCTGAAACGGCTCTGCAGGTACATGCAATGGAGGAAGCCTTTGATCTTATCATGGTTGGACGTCGCCACAGGGAGGAATCACCTCAGTTATTAGGCCTTAATGAATGGATTGAATTGCCAGAACTGGGGCCTATTGGAGACATGCTTGCAGCATCAGATATTAATAAACCAGTTTCAGTACTGGTGGTGCAACAGCAAATTGTGAGGAAAAGATGA
- the LOC113730292 gene encoding cation/H(+) antiporter 15 isoform X1, with protein MQVGQSIPHGELPGETDGQQHECVLNEPIHYPGIWTPEGAHDFLHHALPRLEFQLSAIFLITQFLHLLFRPFKFQRIVSEFLAGVILGPSCMGKISKFSEIVFPAEDEIFLDILSKVGYVFFMFLAGVHMDISTITRSGKKAWTIGLVSVAITMIVVTGFNSVLYNILHQYHVPAAKAIVGIQILTPFAVVASLLIDLKIVNSEIGRLALACTLISDLITSPFTAWMRFAYADMDKSVSVKTTTTSIIIILAAILVLRPLFMWIIKQTPEGQAVRGFYIVLVSLSVLLSAVVSDSIGLQYHFGPFIVGLTVPSGPPLGSTLAEKLETLISGLFAPLIISTCGLKFDILKVYDAEFLQIVWIIIFVFSVVKFISVILPALMCKLPIRDATVLSAIMSSQGIVELALCQNYFMNQAIDRETFASVTSSVLLVDIVTSLTIRLLYDYSRKYTGYQKRDIQDLASNSEFRILLCTHRQDDALAAIKLLHMSNPTRGSPIGVYALHLEKLVGKAAPVLINHELGQKSSSLGFRSTKVIDIFRFQGDLHPGFISVQCFTSVSLPQFMQEDICSLAFDKVTSILILPFHRKWNHQGRLIHDSKVIRTINCSVLDMAPCSVGILIDRKKMSNPSRVPSVLHRVAVLFLGGNDDREALAYGLRMAKSPGVHLSVVRLISREDVVEDEWEKVLDAESLRAFKLRSSQQDNVAFKEEMVNDESDTALLVHQVAEVFDLIMVGRRHRGDSPLLSGLIRWTELPELGPLGDMLAAADFQKPVSVLVVQQQMNKIKG; from the exons ATGCAGGTCGGACAGTCGATCCCGCATGGGGAACTGCCTGGGGAAACTGATGGCCAACAACATGAATGCGTTCTCAATGAACCGATTCATTATCCAGGAATATGGACTCCAGAGGGAGCCCATGATTTTCTACATCATGCTTTGCCTCGTCTTGAATTTCAATTATCTGCTATTTTCCTGATCACTCAGTTTCTCCATCTTCTGTTCAGGCCcttcaaatttcaaagaatAGTCTCCGAATTCCTG GCTGGTGTGATTCTTGGACCAAGTTGCATGGGAAAGATCTCAAAGTTTTCAGAAATTGTCTTCCCTGCAGAAGATGAAATTTTCCTTGACATCTTGTCGAAAGTTGGCTATGTCTTTTTCATGTTTCTTGCTGGAGTACACATGGACATTAGCACGATCACAAGAAGTGGGAAAAAGGCATGGACAATAGGACTAGTATCGGTTGCAATCACAATGATTGTGGTCACTGGCTTCAATTCAGTCCTTTATAATATTCTGCACCAATATCATGTGCCAGCGGCTAAAGCTATTGTTGGAATACAAATTTTGACTCCCTTTGCTGTTGTTGCTTCTCTCCTCATTGACCTAAAAATTGTTAACAGTGAGATTGGCCGCCTTGCTTTGGCATGCACGTTGATTAGTGATTTGATAACTTCTCCTTTCACAGCATGGATGAGATTTGCATATGCAGATATGGATAAATCCGTGAGTGTAAAAACTACAACAACAAGTATTATTATCATCTTAGCTGCTATTCTGGTCTTGCGACCGCTATTTATGTGGATAATTAAGCAAACACCTGAAGGACAGGCAGTTAGGGGGTTTTACATTGTTCTGGTATCACTAAGTGTCCTGTTGTCTGCTGTTGTCAGTGATTCTATTGGACTCCAGTATCATTTTGGTCCTTTCATAGTTGGCTTGACAGTTCCATCTGGGCCACCTTTAGGTTCAACACTGGCGGAGAAGCTGGAGACACTAATATCAGGGCTATTTGCCCCATTAATAATCAGTACCTGTGGACTAAAGTTTGATATACTCAAGGTATATGATGCTGAATTTCTGCAGATTGTATGGATCattatctttgttttttctGTTGTAAAATTCATATCAGTCATATTGCCGGCATTGATGTGCAAATTGCCAATTAGAGATGCTACAGTCCTTTCTGCCATCATGAGTTCACAAGGGATTGTTGAACTGGCTTTATGTCAGAACTATTTCATGAATCAG GCAATAGACCGGGAAACTTTTGCCTCAGTAACTAGTTCAGTTCTACTTGTGGATATAGTAACATCTCTCACAATCAGATTGTTGTATGACTACTCAAGAAAATATACTGGATATCAGAAGAGAGACATTCAGGACTTGGCTTCCAATTCAGAATTTCGCATACTTCTTTGCACCCATCGGCAAGATGATGCACTGGCCGCAATAAAGCTCCTACATATGTCTAATCCTACCAGGGGAAGTCCAATTGGCGTCTATGCACTACATCTGGAGAAGCTTGTAGGCAAAGCTGCGCCAGTTCTAATTAACCATGAACTGGGCCAAAAGTCTTCTTCACTGGGCTTTCGTTCGACTAAAGTAATTGACATATTTCGTTTCCAAGGGGATCTTCACCCAGGATTCATCAGCGTGCAATGCTTCACGTCTGTGTCACTACCTCAATTCATGCAAGAGGACATTTGTTCCCTTGCATTTGACAAAGTGACATCCATCTTGATTCTCCCATTTCACAGGAAATGGAACCATCAGGGAAGGCTCATACATGACAGCAAGGTCATAAGGACGATAAACTGCTCTGTGCTGGACATGGCACCTTGTTCTGTCGGCATTCTCATTGATCGCAAGAAAATGAGCAATCCATCACGTGTTCCATCAGTACTGCACCGTGTCGCTGTGCTTTTCTTGGGAGGCAATGATGATCGCGAGGCACTGGCCTATGGCCTTCGCATGGCAAAATCTCCAGGAGTTCACCTGTCTGTCGTTAGGCTTATATCACGAGAAGATGTAGTAGAGGACGAGTGGGAGAAAGTTCTTGACGCAGAAAGCTTGAGGGCGTTTAAGCTCCGTTCTTCACAACAGGATAATGTTGCATTTAAGGAGGAGATGGTGAATGATGAATCTGACACTGCTTTGCTAGTTCATCAGGTGGCGGAAGTTTTTGATTTGATCATGGTAGGCCGGCGTCATAGAGGGGACTCACCCTTGTTGTCAGGACTAATAAGGTGGACTGAATTGCCAGAGCTCGGTCCTCTAGGGGACATGCTTGCTGCTGCAGATTTCCAGAAGCCTGTTTCAGTCTTGGTGGTGCAACAACAAATGAACAAAATCAAAGGTTGA
- the LOC113730292 gene encoding cation/H(+) antiporter 4 isoform X2, translating into MGKISKFSEIVFPAEDEIFLDILSKVGYVFFMFLAGVHMDISTITRSGKKAWTIGLVSVAITMIVVTGFNSVLYNILHQYHVPAAKAIVGIQILTPFAVVASLLIDLKIVNSEIGRLALACTLISDLITSPFTAWMRFAYADMDKSVSVKTTTTSIIIILAAILVLRPLFMWIIKQTPEGQAVRGFYIVLVSLSVLLSAVVSDSIGLQYHFGPFIVGLTVPSGPPLGSTLAEKLETLISGLFAPLIISTCGLKFDILKVYDAEFLQIVWIIIFVFSVVKFISVILPALMCKLPIRDATVLSAIMSSQGIVELALCQNYFMNQAIDRETFASVTSSVLLVDIVTSLTIRLLYDYSRKYTGYQKRDIQDLASNSEFRILLCTHRQDDALAAIKLLHMSNPTRGSPIGVYALHLEKLVGKAAPVLINHELGQKSSSLGFRSTKVIDIFRFQGDLHPGFISVQCFTSVSLPQFMQEDICSLAFDKVTSILILPFHRKWNHQGRLIHDSKVIRTINCSVLDMAPCSVGILIDRKKMSNPSRVPSVLHRVAVLFLGGNDDREALAYGLRMAKSPGVHLSVVRLISREDVVEDEWEKVLDAESLRAFKLRSSQQDNVAFKEEMVNDESDTALLVHQVAEVFDLIMVGRRHRGDSPLLSGLIRWTELPELGPLGDMLAAADFQKPVSVLVVQQQMNKIKG; encoded by the exons ATGGGAAAGATCTCAAAGTTTTCAGAAATTGTCTTCCCTGCAGAAGATGAAATTTTCCTTGACATCTTGTCGAAAGTTGGCTATGTCTTTTTCATGTTTCTTGCTGGAGTACACATGGACATTAGCACGATCACAAGAAGTGGGAAAAAGGCATGGACAATAGGACTAGTATCGGTTGCAATCACAATGATTGTGGTCACTGGCTTCAATTCAGTCCTTTATAATATTCTGCACCAATATCATGTGCCAGCGGCTAAAGCTATTGTTGGAATACAAATTTTGACTCCCTTTGCTGTTGTTGCTTCTCTCCTCATTGACCTAAAAATTGTTAACAGTGAGATTGGCCGCCTTGCTTTGGCATGCACGTTGATTAGTGATTTGATAACTTCTCCTTTCACAGCATGGATGAGATTTGCATATGCAGATATGGATAAATCCGTGAGTGTAAAAACTACAACAACAAGTATTATTATCATCTTAGCTGCTATTCTGGTCTTGCGACCGCTATTTATGTGGATAATTAAGCAAACACCTGAAGGACAGGCAGTTAGGGGGTTTTACATTGTTCTGGTATCACTAAGTGTCCTGTTGTCTGCTGTTGTCAGTGATTCTATTGGACTCCAGTATCATTTTGGTCCTTTCATAGTTGGCTTGACAGTTCCATCTGGGCCACCTTTAGGTTCAACACTGGCGGAGAAGCTGGAGACACTAATATCAGGGCTATTTGCCCCATTAATAATCAGTACCTGTGGACTAAAGTTTGATATACTCAAGGTATATGATGCTGAATTTCTGCAGATTGTATGGATCattatctttgttttttctGTTGTAAAATTCATATCAGTCATATTGCCGGCATTGATGTGCAAATTGCCAATTAGAGATGCTACAGTCCTTTCTGCCATCATGAGTTCACAAGGGATTGTTGAACTGGCTTTATGTCAGAACTATTTCATGAATCAG GCAATAGACCGGGAAACTTTTGCCTCAGTAACTAGTTCAGTTCTACTTGTGGATATAGTAACATCTCTCACAATCAGATTGTTGTATGACTACTCAAGAAAATATACTGGATATCAGAAGAGAGACATTCAGGACTTGGCTTCCAATTCAGAATTTCGCATACTTCTTTGCACCCATCGGCAAGATGATGCACTGGCCGCAATAAAGCTCCTACATATGTCTAATCCTACCAGGGGAAGTCCAATTGGCGTCTATGCACTACATCTGGAGAAGCTTGTAGGCAAAGCTGCGCCAGTTCTAATTAACCATGAACTGGGCCAAAAGTCTTCTTCACTGGGCTTTCGTTCGACTAAAGTAATTGACATATTTCGTTTCCAAGGGGATCTTCACCCAGGATTCATCAGCGTGCAATGCTTCACGTCTGTGTCACTACCTCAATTCATGCAAGAGGACATTTGTTCCCTTGCATTTGACAAAGTGACATCCATCTTGATTCTCCCATTTCACAGGAAATGGAACCATCAGGGAAGGCTCATACATGACAGCAAGGTCATAAGGACGATAAACTGCTCTGTGCTGGACATGGCACCTTGTTCTGTCGGCATTCTCATTGATCGCAAGAAAATGAGCAATCCATCACGTGTTCCATCAGTACTGCACCGTGTCGCTGTGCTTTTCTTGGGAGGCAATGATGATCGCGAGGCACTGGCCTATGGCCTTCGCATGGCAAAATCTCCAGGAGTTCACCTGTCTGTCGTTAGGCTTATATCACGAGAAGATGTAGTAGAGGACGAGTGGGAGAAAGTTCTTGACGCAGAAAGCTTGAGGGCGTTTAAGCTCCGTTCTTCACAACAGGATAATGTTGCATTTAAGGAGGAGATGGTGAATGATGAATCTGACACTGCTTTGCTAGTTCATCAGGTGGCGGAAGTTTTTGATTTGATCATGGTAGGCCGGCGTCATAGAGGGGACTCACCCTTGTTGTCAGGACTAATAAGGTGGACTGAATTGCCAGAGCTCGGTCCTCTAGGGGACATGCTTGCTGCTGCAGATTTCCAGAAGCCTGTTTCAGTCTTGGTGGTGCAACAACAAATGAACAAAATCAAAGGTTGA